Genomic window (Aethina tumida isolate Nest 87 chromosome 4, icAetTumi1.1, whole genome shotgun sequence):
AGGAGAATGAAATACCCGAAACATTAGAGTATCATAAATCATCTGTGTTAGGAGATAGATTTGCCAGAATATGGTCTGAAGAATTATTCAATGCACGTTTAGACCACAGGCGACCCAGCATAAACAAATGTGTAACGAGATTATTAAAAGGTCAAATTATAAAGGCAGGATTTACCATATTCTTTatggaaatttttataaggTAATATTTATCCGTTCCAAACACGATAAATTACGTATATTTCTAGATTACTCCAGCCTTTCTTCATTGGTTTGTACgtcagatattttttacaaacggATGACACACCGTAagctcaattaatttttaatgaattagttAAAAGCACATATCATTTTAGAGACCCAAACTCACCCACATATTTGATGAGAATAGTTTACTACTGGGGTGAACAGGGTCCTATACAAAGAGACGAGGCCATACTATTTGCATTCGgactatttttttcaaatttatgctGTGTTGTCATCACGCACCCTTACTACATGTACACACTTGAAATGGGAATGAAGCTAAGAGTGGCAGCATGTTCTTTGATCTACAGAAAAGTATATTAACCAACTTTCCAAATctcttataaatttcattttttaggcTTTGCGATTGTCGTTAACAGCAATGGGAAAATCCGCAAATGCAATTAATCTCATGTCAAACGATGTTATGCGATTCGACATGTTCTTCATGTTCCTACATTATATATGGGTAGGACCTTTGCAGGTGTTCTTTATAGTAGTATTTGCATACATGGAAGTTGGTGTAGCTGCATTTGTTGGATTCTCCATGTTAGTTGTTATAGTGCCTCTACAAAGTAAGTAATCACACATTTTACAAGATTTTcgttaataacatatttttaggtaTATTTGGTAGATTACTGGCGCTTTTAAGATTCAAAATAGCAGCTAAAACTGATGCCAGGGTTAAACAGATGAATGAAATTATACAATCAATAAGCGTGATCAAAATGTATGCTTGGGAATTCGCCTTTGCAGATCTTATACATAAACTGAGGAAGTaagtttattaagaattaattttatatatttgtgatGACACTGAAATCCGTAATTTTAGACGAGAAATACGATCCCTTTGCAAAACATCAGTTATCAGGGGTTTGTTAATGTCGTTTATCATGTTTACTGCCAGAACTGCTACATTTTTAACTGCACTTGGCTACGTTCTAATGGGCAACAAAATCCGAGCTGATCAAGTGTTCATAATTACAACCTATTATCAACTGCTACGTCAAACTATTACAGTGAACTTTCCCAATGGATTAAGTGcggtaattatatttttaacacatcAATCTTTAAAGGTTTTTACCACCAAACCCACCACcaccaattattatttattcaagacagagtttatttttgatatatgcCATATACTCAactctaaaacatatttgtatTAGCTAGCAGAGGCATTGGTTTCACTTGAACGTATCAGAGTTTACATCCTCTCCGAAGAATCTCAAATGGGAGATCCAAGCGTTTTAGATCCAGAAATGGTAAACTATCCAAGGATTAGAAAACCGTTTCATGCTATAGTCCATCCTGAGGTCGTTATCGATAGTGGTTACGCCAAATATGGAGATCTTATATGTCTGGAGGACATCAATGTCGTAATGAAGCCTGGAATAACGGCTATTGTGGGCCCTGTTGGGTCTGGAAAAACTTGCATATTAAACCTGATATTAGGCGAATTGTTATTATACGCAGGAACTCTTAAAATAAAGGGAAAAGTGTCTTATGCATCACAAGAGCCTTGGCTATTTGCCGGTTAGTCTATTTAgcctataaatttattgaagggtaataattttatgttattctaGGCACAGTAAGACAGAATATAGTGTTCGGCAGAAAATTCGACAAAATTAAGTACTACCAAGTAGTAAAGGCTTGCTCCTTACTTAGAGATTTTCAGTTGTTTCCGTTTGGTGACCAGACCATTATAGGTGAAAGAGGAGTATCTTTAAGTGGTGGTCAAAGGGCCAGGGTCAACTTAGCAAGATCAATTTACACTGATgctgatatttatttactggATGATCCACTTTCAGCAGTTGACACCCAGGTGGGAAAAGCCTTAGTAGAAGACTGCTTtcttggtaactaactaataaATTGCCAAAATTTGGaacacaattaatataattacatataaataggGTACCTGTATGGTAAAGTGGTCGTTTTGGTCACCCATCAATTACAATACCTCGAATATGCccaaaacattataattatgaatgaaGGAGAAATGGAGGGACAAGGCACCATAGAGATGCTGAAATATAGTGGTATAGAATACACAGAGTTAATGGATCAACCAGTGGACCAAACAGGGGAGGATGACAACGAAATACCAGAACTGACGTTAAAAGTCAATAATGAATCGTCTTTGAAACTTAGAAATGTTAGTACCAAATCAGTAGATCAACTGCAGGGACTATTACAGAAAAGTTTGCACACAATGGAATCAGGATACGGCATCTCAGGAAAGGAAAGGGGCTTtaaggtaaataataattatcgtgatttaaaaatctaatactGTATTACGTAAATAGgcttttaacaattatatagtATTTTGCAGGAAAGTCGAGCAGAGCAAGAAGTAGCAGAAATGAGATCTAAAGGAAAGATATCATGTGGAATgtacatgaaatattttacggCGGGGGCCAATGTACCTGCCGTTTTactaatgttttttatgtttctacTTGCTCAAGCTTTTGGAAGCGGTGGAGATTGGTTCCTGTCACAATGGTGGGtgtctataattaaattaaataaccttCTAAGTCATATCAGCAAGTATAAATGACATGTTTTATTTAGGATTTTGGTCGAAGAATATATACATCAAGTAACAAATGACCCGAAACCTTTATTAGGAGATTACTCATCAAGCGAAGTTATAAACATGTACTCAGTAATTATAGGCCTCACATTTGTGGTAGTAATTTTCAGAGCCATGTGGTTTGTTGGTATATGTATGAGAGCATCTATAAGGTttgttaaacaaacaaatcggttgctataatagtttttattatttttagacttcATGATCTAATGTTCAAGAGTATAGTTCATAGTAACATGCAGTTCTTCTATACAAATACATCTGGAAGAATATTGAATAGGTTTTCCAAAGATATGGGATGTGTTGATGAGTTTCTTCCTACAGCCCTTATTGATACATTTCAAGTAAAGTAATTAGTccgaaatataaaacatattatctatatttattattatagattaatttaaatttggtggGCGCAGTTATTGTACTCTTCTTTATTGATTGGACAACGATTTTTCCCACAATAGTCTTGTGTTGCATTTTTGGAAGTATTCGTTGGGCTTACCTAAAGACTAGTACAGATATAAAAAGATTGGAAGGaacatgtaataattttttattaataatatgcattactacttttttcaatataaacatctaattattattacatagtAGGTATTTAGATAAATGATTTCAGCTAGAAGTCCAGTCTTTGGTCACCTTAATGCGTCTCTTCAAGGATTAGCCACAATCAGATCTACAAATAGTGAGAAATTGTTGGTAGAGGAATTCGATGCGTTGCAAGATACTCATTCAAGCGTCTGGTTTATGTTTCTGTACACATCTAGATCATTTGGAATGTGGTTGGACGTCATATGTACATTCTATATAGGATTTATTACGTTCTCTTTCGTTGGATGGTCAAGAGGTgagaaaagttttatatttgaacaaagtaaaccaatagttttttatagcTGAAGGAAGTATCGTTGGTTTGGCCTTAACGCAGTGCATAGGTTTAAGTGGTTTGATTCAGTGGGGAATGAGACAATCCGCTGAATTGGAGAATCAGATGACTTCAGTTGAAAGAGTTTTTGAGTACATAGATATAGAAACTGAACCTAGTCTTACATCTGTAAGTTTTTCATAGACTAACAATCTATTTGTATGTTCATATTGGTATATTTTCAGACTCCAAGTGCTAGACCTGATCCAAAATGGCCACAGCAAGGTGAAATTGTCTATGATAATGTCTCAATGTCATATAAAGTAGGGGGACATAATGTATTATCCAATTTAACGCTAATGGTCAAACCCCGACAAAAGGTACGAAGTGAAATCATTTGTAAGAGCAAAATTTAtcgatttataatattttttcagattgGTATTGTGGGTAGAACCGGAGCAGGCAAATCTTCGCTTATCTCAACATTATTTAGAACAGTAGTATATGAAGGAACTCTTTTAATAGATAATGTAGATATAAAAAGAATTGGGTTGCATGAtctcagaaaaaaaatatcaataattccTCAGGTTTTACTTGaaataacaaatacaattcattatattatatgtttgTCATATATAGGAGCCAGTGATATTTTCTGGTACACTGCGATATAATCTGGATCCATTTAAAGAATACAATGATGAATCGATTTACAACGCCCTTGTTACAGTGGAAAATAAAGCAGCCTTAATTAAAGGAATAGGTACAAATTTAATGTGGACATTTTCTTTCactcattttgaattttgtagaTTGTCTCAAGGATATAATGAGTGAAGGTGGCACCAACTTAAGCGTTGGTCAACGACAACTCGTTTGTCTTGCAAGAGCTAtattgagaaaaaataaaatactcatAATGGATGAAGTCACAGCGAATGTAGATCCACaaactgataaatttatacaacagACGATAAGAACAAAATTCCATTATTGTACAGTTTTAACTATAGCTCATAGACTTCATACAATAATTGATTATGATAGAGTATGAAaatctacaaatttattttcataattaaacatttttttaatatttctaggTGTTGGTCTTAGATGCTGGTCACCTAATAGAGTATGATCATccttatatattattacaacgGGATGGATTATTTGCTACCATGGTGAAGAAAACTGGACCCATAATGAccgacaatttaaaaaaattagctgAACAAGTATTAaacttaagttttttaaaatttttatataaatatatttttttagaactacaaattaaaacaattaaaacatagTGCCGCAGACGATGATGAGAcagtagaaaaaattaaagaactgAAATTTCAAGATGACAGATCAGAATACAGTGATGATGAACCAGAATGAGAATATAGgagaaattcaatatttaagaataaattgctTATTGCACTATTTATTagcataaaaaaaaaaatattatatacatatacttattaaattattatctagAAGTAAATTGTagtttgttttcaaaaaaaccaGTGACCTTaattatatctttttattgaaaatttcctACATTAAACTTACCATTACCTCTTTTGTACAAAAGTAAATATGTCAGTTTTTAATGgctgttatattaataaacttcaCACAATacatctaattatattttaagtcattttgttaaaaaattgattaaaataaatttcctgaGTCTCTAATTTACATTCAAcatataagaattaaattcaacTCAGACTGTGTTTCTccataaaaattgcaaaaataatacacaacatgtttaaaattaaactaacccTGACCCACTCATATAAGGTCTGAATCAGGTTGATTAAACTGTGCAAATATGTTCCATTAATGGCAGCAtagtaaatcaaaaaatttaaacaaatctttATCACAGCTAAATCCTAATCTCGTCTTTCTATACTGGATCAAATTTGCACAATTCCATACATACGTaacttaaagaaataaaacaattgtttacttaaaattaatttaagaatcttCCTTGATTTTTGATAGAAGCGCATCACAAGTTTTCTTAGCATCACCCAACAACATTGAAGTGTTAGCTTTGTAGAAGACTGGATTGTCAACTGCTGCGTACCCAACACCCAAAGATCTTTTCATAACTATAACATGTTCTGATTTCCAAACATTTAATACTGGCATACCGGCAATTGGCGAATTCGGATCGTCAACAGCTGCTGAATTCACAGTATCATTCGCACCAATAACCAGTACTAAATCAGTCTCCGGAAAGTCGTCATTAATTTCCTCCATTTCTAGTACATCGTCATATGGAACGCCAGCTTCCGCCAACAATACATTCAACTGACCAGGCATTCTTCCCGCTACTGGATGTATCGCGAATCTAACGTGTTTTCCTTTACTTTTAAGATAGTTGACCATTTCAGCTATGGGGTACTGAGCCTTGGCCACACAGAGTCCATATCCTGGCACGATTATAATGTTCCTGGCGTTTTTAATTGATTCCACGGCTCCATCCAGGTTGATTTCAGTATGTGTACCAGTGATTTCCATTGGTTTTCCTGATCCGGTACTACTTGTTCCGTATCCTCCGAGAATCACATTTGGTAAAGAACGGTTCATTGCCTAAacacaataacaataacatgatcaacatttcaaattttacaatttgttttaacacCGTTACCTTGCACATAATGTAGGACAGAATGGCACCAGATGATCCAATGAGGGCTCCAACAATTGTCATAAGATTGTTATTCAACATAAATCCCTCTGCACATAACGCCCAACCGGAGTAACTATTTAAAACGGTTATAACCACGGGCATGTCAGCACCTAAATTAGATAATCATATAAACTACAAAtaagttttagaaaattaatgtttacctCCAATAGCTGACGTCAGTGTAACACCCATAGTTGTAGACAAAGCCGCTGTAGCACCTAAGGCGCCCAATCCGCCAGTTAAGCTTGGATCGAAGAATAAGTATCCACCTGCTCCTATATTTCCAAGTAACAACCCCATATTCAATGCGTGTCTTCCAGGTAAAAGCAAtggatttgattttaataagccTTGTAGTTTGCCATAGGCAATTAATGACccactgtaaataaaatgttatcaataattagtattttttttatatatttatcttaCCTGAAGGTAACTCCTCCAATATAAGTACCCAAAAACAAagcagttttaataatatttgcggCTGGATCCGTGGCAAATGTTGGAAAGTCGTGAATGTAGGTGCCGAAGCACGTTAGTACCGCAGCTAACCCCACCAAActgtaaaatacattttattatatgtataagtTAGTATCCATCATTTACAAACCTGTGGAAAGCAGCGACTAGTTGTGGTAAGTCGGTAATTTGAATACGTTTTGCTATCAAAGTGCCCAATGCACCACCTCCAATAAGACA
Coding sequences:
- the LOC109601149 gene encoding ATP-binding cassette sub-family C member 4-like isoform X1 is translated as MRNAESVQRDRQKSTRYNANFLSVIFFGYAIPTYARGIRGTLEENEIPETLEYHKSSVLGDRFARIWSEELFNARLDHRRPSINKCVTRLLKGQIIKAGFTIFFMEIFIRLLQPFFIGLYVRYFLQTDDTPDPNSPTYLMRIVYYWGEQGPIQRDEAILFAFGLFFSNLCCVVITHPYYMYTLEMGMKLRVAACSLIYRKALRLSLTAMGKSANAINLMSNDVMRFDMFFMFLHYIWVGPLQVFFIVVFAYMEVGVAAFVGFSMLVVIVPLQSIFGRLLALLRFKIAAKTDARVKQMNEIIQSISVIKMYAWEFAFADLIHKLRKREIRSLCKTSVIRGLLMSFIMFTARTATFLTALGYVLMGNKIRADQVFIITTYYQLLRQTITVNFPNGLSALAEALVSLERIRVYILSEESQMGDPSVLDPEMVNYPRIRKPFHAIVHPEVVIDSGYAKYGDLICLEDINVVMKPGITAIVGPVGSGKTCILNLILGELLLYAGTLKIKGKVSYASQEPWLFAGTVRQNIVFGRKFDKIKYYQVVKACSLLRDFQLFPFGDQTIIGERGVSLSGGQRARVNLARSIYTDADIYLLDDPLSAVDTQVGKALVEDCFLGYLYGKVVVLVTHQLQYLEYAQNIIIMNEGEMEGQGTIEMLKYSGIEYTELMDQPVDQTGEDDNEIPELTLKVNNESSLKLRNVSTKSVDQLQGLLQKSLHTMESGYGISGKERGFKESRAEQEVAEMRSKGKISCGMYMKYFTAGANVPAVLLMFFMFLLAQAFGSGGDWFLSQWILVEEYIHQVTNDPKPLLGDYSSSEVINMYSVIIGLTFVVVIFRAMWFVGICMRASIRLHDLMFKSIVHSNMQFFYTNTSGRILNRFSKDMGCVDEFLPTALIDTFQINLNLVGAVIVLFFIDWTTIFPTIVLCCIFGSIRWAYLKTSTDIKRLEGTSRSPVFGHLNASLQGLATIRSTNSEKLLVEEFDALQDTHSSVWFMFLYTSRSFGMWLDVICTFYIGFITFSFVGWSRAEGSIVGLALTQCIGLSGLIQWGMRQSAELENQMTSVERVFEYIDIETEPSLTSTPSARPDPKWPQQGEIVYDNVSMSYKVGGHNVLSNLTLMVKPRQKIGIVGRTGAGKSSLISTLFRTVVYEGTLLIDNVDIKRIGLHDLRKKISIIPQEPVIFSGTLRYNLDPFKEYNDESIYNALVTVENKAALIKGIDCLKDIMSEGGTNLSVGQRQLVCLARAILRKNKILIMDEVTANVDPQTDKFIQQTIRTKFHYCTVLTIAHRLHTIIDYDRVLVLDAGHLIEYDHPYILLQRDGLFATMVKKTGPIMTDNLKKLAEQNYKLKQLKHSAADDDETVEKIKELKFQDDRSEYSDDEPE
- the LOC109601149 gene encoding ATP-binding cassette subfamily C member 4-like isoform X2, with translation MCNEIIKRSNYKGRIYHILYGNFYKPFFIGLYVRYFLQTDDTPDPNSPTYLMRIVYYWGEQGPIQRDEAILFAFGLFFSNLCCVVITHPYYMYTLEMGMKLRVAACSLIYRKALRLSLTAMGKSANAINLMSNDVMRFDMFFMFLHYIWVGPLQVFFIVVFAYMEVGVAAFVGFSMLVVIVPLQSIFGRLLALLRFKIAAKTDARVKQMNEIIQSISVIKMYAWEFAFADLIHKLRKREIRSLCKTSVIRGLLMSFIMFTARTATFLTALGYVLMGNKIRADQVFIITTYYQLLRQTITVNFPNGLSALAEALVSLERIRVYILSEESQMGDPSVLDPEMVNYPRIRKPFHAIVHPEVVIDSGYAKYGDLICLEDINVVMKPGITAIVGPVGSGKTCILNLILGELLLYAGTLKIKGKVSYASQEPWLFAGTVRQNIVFGRKFDKIKYYQVVKACSLLRDFQLFPFGDQTIIGERGVSLSGGQRARVNLARSIYTDADIYLLDDPLSAVDTQVGKALVEDCFLGYLYGKVVVLVTHQLQYLEYAQNIIIMNEGEMEGQGTIEMLKYSGIEYTELMDQPVDQTGEDDNEIPELTLKVNNESSLKLRNVSTKSVDQLQGLLQKSLHTMESGYGISGKERGFKESRAEQEVAEMRSKGKISCGMYMKYFTAGANVPAVLLMFFMFLLAQAFGSGGDWFLSQWILVEEYIHQVTNDPKPLLGDYSSSEVINMYSVIIGLTFVVVIFRAMWFVGICMRASIRLHDLMFKSIVHSNMQFFYTNTSGRILNRFSKDMGCVDEFLPTALIDTFQINLNLVGAVIVLFFIDWTTIFPTIVLCCIFGSIRWAYLKTSTDIKRLEGTSRSPVFGHLNASLQGLATIRSTNSEKLLVEEFDALQDTHSSVWFMFLYTSRSFGMWLDVICTFYIGFITFSFVGWSRAEGSIVGLALTQCIGLSGLIQWGMRQSAELENQMTSVERVFEYIDIETEPSLTSTPSARPDPKWPQQGEIVYDNVSMSYKVGGHNVLSNLTLMVKPRQKIGIVGRTGAGKSSLISTLFRTVVYEGTLLIDNVDIKRIGLHDLRKKISIIPQEPVIFSGTLRYNLDPFKEYNDESIYNALVTVENKAALIKGIDCLKDIMSEGGTNLSVGQRQLVCLARAILRKNKILIMDEVTANVDPQTDKFIQQTIRTKFHYCTVLTIAHRLHTIIDYDRVLVLDAGHLIEYDHPYILLQRDGLFATMVKKTGPIMTDNLKKLAEQNYKLKQLKHSAADDDETVEKIKELKFQDDRSEYSDDEPE